A genomic segment from Pseudobdellovibrionaceae bacterium encodes:
- the der gene encoding ribosome biogenesis GTPase Der: MTSENQNLPQSNQKLLKVGLVGRPNVGKSSLFNYLTRSRSAVVKDEPGVTRDIKKGLAQWWGKEFHVFDTGGVTEQAEGLFEIVKKQSEEILSSLDVILFVMDGKYGYHHDDHALLQMIKKTGRPYKCIINKVDRPDEAEIITAEFYELGETEFLPISVEHQDGVHELIEWVLEHEDNEILDDEAPQSVRLSIVGKPNVGKSSLVNCILGEEAQVVYDMPGTTVDAVDHDFIYNDRKYTIVDTAGIRRQSKREDGIEFISAVKSYEAIDRSDIVLLVIDGTLGPTKQDSKIIEYLFENHKPAILVLNKSDLAKEQSKTYREDLKASLARQFHFFEDVRFTFTNAKEGHGIPALFKLIEKTWQDLNIRIPTSQLNKFFTETIRKAPAPVYGTKDVKFYYLTQTHQRPPSFIAFANRPEGVSPSYRRFLSKRIKEQWDIMGIPIRIFAMKSGGGGKKFGGDKSV; encoded by the coding sequence ATGACATCAGAAAACCAGAATCTGCCACAATCTAATCAAAAACTTCTTAAGGTAGGTCTTGTTGGCCGTCCTAATGTGGGTAAAAGTTCTTTATTTAACTACTTGACCCGCTCACGTTCTGCCGTGGTTAAGGACGAGCCAGGGGTGACTAGAGACATTAAAAAGGGACTGGCTCAGTGGTGGGGCAAAGAGTTCCATGTTTTTGATACGGGAGGAGTTACTGAACAGGCAGAGGGTCTTTTTGAAATTGTAAAAAAACAGTCTGAAGAGATTTTAAGCAGTTTAGATGTGATCCTTTTTGTAATGGATGGCAAGTATGGCTACCATCATGATGATCATGCGCTTTTGCAAATGATCAAAAAAACAGGTCGCCCCTATAAGTGCATCATCAATAAGGTCGACCGCCCCGATGAGGCTGAGATCATCACCGCTGAATTTTATGAACTGGGTGAGACTGAATTTTTGCCTATTTCAGTAGAACACCAAGACGGCGTTCATGAACTGATCGAATGGGTCTTAGAGCATGAGGATAATGAAATTTTAGACGACGAAGCTCCACAGAGTGTAAGGCTGTCCATTGTCGGCAAACCCAACGTGGGTAAAAGCTCTCTTGTAAATTGCATTTTAGGAGAAGAGGCCCAAGTCGTTTATGATATGCCTGGTACAACTGTCGATGCGGTAGACCACGATTTTATTTATAATGACAGAAAGTACACGATTGTGGACACAGCAGGTATTCGTCGTCAATCCAAACGTGAGGATGGGATTGAGTTCATTTCGGCTGTAAAAAGTTACGAGGCCATTGATCGTTCGGACATTGTTTTACTAGTTATTGATGGAACTTTGGGACCGACTAAACAAGATTCTAAAATCATTGAGTATCTATTTGAAAATCATAAACCCGCCATTTTGGTTTTAAACAAATCTGACTTGGCTAAAGAGCAATCCAAGACCTATCGTGAGGATTTAAAGGCCAGCCTTGCCAGACAGTTCCACTTTTTTGAAGATGTCAGATTCACCTTTACCAATGCCAAAGAAGGGCATGGGATTCCTGCGCTTTTTAAATTGATAGAAAAGACATGGCAGGATTTAAACATTCGTATTCCCACTTCGCAGCTCAATAAGTTTTTTACTGAAACCATTCGTAAAGCTCCAGCGCCCGTGTATGGCACTAAGGATGTGAAGTTTTACTACCTCACACAGACCCATCAGCGCCCGCCTAGCTTTATTGCTTTTGCCAATCGCCCAGAAGGGGTGAGTCCTTCCTACCGTCGATTTTTATCTAAAAGAATCAAAGAGCAGTGGGACATTATGGGTATACCTATCCGTATTTTCGCTATGAAAAGTGGTGGCGGGGGTAAGAAATTTGGTGGTGATAAGTCTGTATGA
- the purM gene encoding phosphoribosylformylglycinamidine cyclo-ligase, with amino-acid sequence MDYKKSGVDIEKGDQFVDWIRATQPRNAPHADKIISGVGGFAGVFRAAFEHMQDPCLVASTDGIGTKLLLGVEYNRIRDLGQDLVAMCVNDLICCGADPLFFLDYYACGKLDLGQAQEFVAGVREACLKSGLFLLGGETAEMPGLYEGRHFDSAGFAVGVVDRSQILGPERVKAGDVVVAIESSGFHSNGYSLLRKVFEKDMEDWVDQLLKPTHLYPALAEQFKRNDLHVHGIANITGGGMSNIPRCLGDSLKVELTPWILPEIVAEVQKRTGMKDEDLYLTLNCGVGLAVILPDSEADTLIQIARKEGFSSWRMGRVLEKDSPTDKDWYFV; translated from the coding sequence ATGGACTATAAAAAAAGTGGTGTGGATATAGAAAAGGGGGACCAGTTTGTAGACTGGATCCGTGCAACACAACCTAGGAACGCGCCTCATGCGGATAAAATCATCAGTGGCGTGGGTGGCTTTGCGGGGGTCTTTCGGGCCGCCTTTGAGCACATGCAAGACCCCTGTCTTGTGGCCTCCACTGACGGCATTGGCACTAAGCTTTTATTAGGGGTGGAGTACAACCGCATCAGAGACTTGGGCCAAGACCTTGTGGCCATGTGTGTGAATGATCTGATCTGTTGCGGAGCCGACCCTCTGTTTTTTCTAGATTATTATGCCTGCGGAAAATTAGATTTGGGCCAAGCCCAAGAGTTTGTCGCAGGTGTACGTGAAGCCTGCTTAAAGTCAGGGCTCTTTCTCTTAGGTGGAGAGACCGCAGAAATGCCAGGCCTTTATGAAGGCCGACATTTTGACAGCGCAGGTTTTGCAGTGGGGGTGGTGGATCGCAGTCAAATTCTAGGTCCCGAAAGAGTCAAGGCTGGGGATGTGGTGGTGGCCATTGAGTCTTCTGGTTTTCATAGCAATGGCTATTCTTTACTTAGAAAAGTCTTTGAAAAGGACATGGAAGACTGGGTGGACCAGCTCCTAAAGCCCACACATTTGTATCCTGCTCTGGCAGAGCAATTTAAACGTAATGACTTACATGTTCATGGCATTGCCAACATCACAGGCGGTGGAATGTCCAATATCCCTAGGTGTTTAGGGGATAGTCTTAAAGTAGAACTTACTCCGTGGATCTTGCCTGAGATTGTGGCAGAGGTACAAAAGCGCACGGGGATGAAGGACGAAGACCTGTATTTGACACTCAACTGCGGAGTGGGGCTTGCGGTGATTTTACCTGACTCCGAAGCTGACACTTTGATTCAAATTGCAAGAAAAGAAGGCTTTAGTTCATGGCGTATGGGTCGTGTGCTAGAAAAAGATTCTCCTACAGATAAGGATTGGTATTTTGTCTAA
- the mtaB gene encoding tRNA (N(6)-L-threonylcarbamoyladenosine(37)-C(2))-methylthiotransferase MtaB translates to MSDLSETPSAPHKDQDLTYKIHTFGCKVNTYDTSLLQSKISALKPNEGEKEVHVHILNSCAVTHEATKEAGKLARTLKRQDKNAMVVLTGCAAQVDKKFFKDNQDIDLIVGNSHKGDLEGLILKKLNHEMDEKTHQSNIFKKEDLEFGAGLEASHTRAFLKIQDGCNSFCSFCVIPFARGKSRSVEIQKLVGKVNEFYEKGLREVILTGVHVGDYEDQDKRLEDLIEALLADTDMPRFRLTSLEPIELSDRLLDSYKNPRMCPHFHMSIQSAQTRVLKDMKRKYTAEDVKRSLQKIAQYVPNAFVGMDVIVGFPGETEAEFRETYDRLASLPWTRIHVFPYSPRPQTRALMMEGGHDRSLILERSKQLRELSHQRWNSEAMKQVGTTKEVLLLSKNTDQYTHSLSRDYWNVLIDESDLQKATLDPMSQELKVQITEAFPTHNGQGYLKARVVL, encoded by the coding sequence TTGTCTGACCTATCTGAAACACCTAGCGCGCCACATAAGGACCAAGACCTCACTTATAAGATTCACACTTTTGGTTGTAAGGTGAACACCTACGATACCAGTTTATTGCAAAGTAAAATCTCTGCTTTAAAACCCAATGAGGGTGAAAAAGAAGTTCATGTGCATATCTTAAACTCCTGTGCTGTGACCCATGAGGCCACTAAAGAAGCAGGAAAGCTGGCGCGCACATTAAAGCGACAAGATAAAAACGCCATGGTGGTGCTCACGGGTTGTGCGGCCCAGGTGGATAAGAAGTTTTTTAAAGACAACCAAGATATAGATTTGATTGTGGGAAATTCCCATAAAGGGGATTTGGAAGGGTTGATCCTTAAAAAGCTCAACCACGAAATGGATGAAAAGACCCATCAAAGCAATATCTTTAAAAAAGAAGACTTAGAATTTGGTGCAGGTCTTGAAGCCTCCCATACGCGGGCCTTTTTAAAGATTCAGGATGGGTGCAACAGTTTTTGTTCGTTCTGTGTGATCCCTTTTGCACGTGGTAAGAGCCGCAGTGTGGAGATTCAAAAGCTTGTGGGCAAGGTCAACGAGTTTTACGAAAAGGGTCTGCGCGAGGTCATTCTTACGGGTGTGCATGTCGGAGACTATGAAGATCAAGATAAGAGACTTGAAGATCTCATTGAAGCTCTCCTTGCTGATACGGATATGCCGCGCTTTAGGCTTACAAGCCTTGAGCCCATTGAGCTTTCAGATCGTCTTTTAGACTCTTATAAAAACCCTAGGATGTGTCCGCATTTTCATATGAGCATCCAATCCGCCCAGACCCGTGTTTTAAAAGACATGAAACGAAAGTACACCGCAGAAGACGTCAAGCGCAGTCTACAAAAGATTGCCCAGTATGTTCCTAATGCCTTTGTCGGAATGGATGTGATTGTGGGGTTTCCTGGAGAGACTGAGGCTGAATTTAGGGAGACCTATGACCGTCTGGCCTCTTTGCCCTGGACCCGCATCCATGTATTTCCTTATAGCCCACGTCCTCAGACAAGAGCCCTTATGATGGAAGGGGGGCATGATCGTTCTTTAATTTTGGAAAGGTCAAAGCAGTTACGAGAACTCAGTCATCAGCGTTGGAACTCAGAGGCGATGAAACAGGTCGGAACCACCAAAGAGGTCCTTCTGTTATCTAAAAACACGGACCAATACACGCATTCCCTGAGTAGAGACTATTGGAATGTTCTGATAGACGAGTCTGATCTGCAAAAGGCCACCCTAGATCCTATGAGCCAAGAGCTTAAGGTGCAGATCACCGAAGCTTTCCCTACCCATAATGGTCAGGGCTATTTAAAAGCTCGTGTGGTGTTATAG
- the rnc gene encoding ribonuclease III, with protein sequence MRSLNNLFKNSDYLELALIHRSFPFKNKKLDSMGHNERLEFLGDSILGLIVASKLMALFPDAEEGILSQMRASLVSEEALADVAKSLGLNEELKLSFQEERNGGREKSRILGSAFEALVGALFLDSGYEAARKFVLEVYKERWPESESRQGWDKDYKTQLQELSQKLSQNVPQYQVLEEVGPDHNKEFKVEVRVLDKNFVGLAKSKKQAEQNAAQSALVSLSQNGSGNMEMKL encoded by the coding sequence ATGAGATCCTTAAATAATTTATTTAAAAATTCAGACTATCTTGAGCTTGCGCTCATTCATCGTAGTTTTCCGTTTAAGAACAAAAAACTAGACAGCATGGGACATAATGAACGACTGGAGTTCTTAGGGGACTCTATTTTAGGTCTGATTGTGGCCTCTAAACTTATGGCCTTGTTTCCAGATGCAGAAGAAGGGATTTTATCGCAAATGCGCGCCTCTCTAGTCAGTGAAGAGGCCTTAGCCGATGTGGCCAAATCCTTAGGGCTAAACGAAGAGCTTAAGCTCTCCTTTCAAGAAGAACGAAATGGGGGGCGAGAAAAAAGCCGTATTTTAGGTTCCGCATTTGAAGCACTAGTGGGAGCTCTATTTTTAGACTCAGGTTACGAGGCCGCACGTAAATTTGTACTGGAAGTGTATAAAGAGCGTTGGCCTGAAAGTGAGTCGCGGCAAGGGTGGGACAAAGATTACAAGACCCAACTTCAAGAGCTTTCACAAAAGCTTTCACAAAATGTACCCCAGTATCAAGTCCTTGAAGAGGTGGGGCCAGATCACAATAAAGAATTTAAGGTGGAAGTGCGTGTATTAGACAAGAACTTTGTAGGACTGGCAAAGTCCAAAAAACAGGCCGAGCAAAATGCGGCTCAAAGTGCTCTAGTAAGCCTAAGTCAAAATGGCAGTGGCAATATGGAGATGAAACTATGA
- the mnmA gene encoding tRNA 2-thiouridine(34) synthase MnmA, translated as METRVKTSATINSDPLKYDHKKPRVLVAMSGGVDSSVAAAILVEQGYEVIGCTMQVWDYTKNQGSSCSTEEGYGTCCSSTDVDDARSVADRLGIPFYVLNCESEFEAKVIDPFVASYLKGETPIPCVNCNTHLKFDHLVKKMKALDCDYIATGHYAQVREENGVKKIITSSDDWKDQTYFLFTLDPEVLNYLMFPVGEMQKPDVRKYAEDKDLIVARKKDSTGICFVGKGSYAEFVEGRVSKDLLPEGEIRLYPSGEVLGHHAGVHNFTYGQRKRLGVHSQVPLYVKKIEPDTKTVWLCEDQYLYEDEMQVRNVNLLDEIGDNETLNVKIRFQHRGAKAIVHKNPSGVLSVKFFEPQRSITPGQAAVFYRDKQLIGGGWIV; from the coding sequence ATGGAGACACGAGTCAAAACCTCTGCAACGATAAACAGCGATCCGCTCAAATACGATCACAAAAAGCCACGAGTGCTTGTGGCGATGAGTGGGGGCGTGGACAGTTCTGTGGCTGCGGCCATACTTGTCGAGCAAGGATACGAGGTGATTGGCTGCACCATGCAGGTGTGGGACTACACTAAAAATCAAGGTTCATCTTGCAGCACAGAAGAAGGGTATGGCACGTGCTGTTCAAGCACTGATGTGGACGATGCGCGTTCAGTGGCGGATCGGTTGGGAATTCCCTTTTACGTATTAAATTGTGAAAGTGAATTTGAAGCGAAGGTGATTGATCCCTTTGTAGCTTCTTATCTTAAAGGTGAAACCCCCATTCCTTGTGTGAATTGCAACACGCATTTGAAGTTTGATCATCTGGTGAAAAAGATGAAGGCCTTAGACTGCGACTATATCGCTACAGGACATTACGCCCAAGTGCGCGAAGAAAATGGAGTCAAAAAGATCATCACCAGTTCTGATGATTGGAAAGACCAGACCTATTTTTTATTTACTCTTGATCCTGAAGTTTTAAATTATTTGATGTTCCCAGTGGGCGAAATGCAAAAACCCGATGTCAGAAAGTACGCTGAAGACAAAGATCTGATTGTGGCTCGCAAAAAAGACTCTACAGGAATCTGTTTTGTAGGTAAGGGAAGTTACGCGGAATTTGTGGAGGGGCGTGTGTCTAAAGACTTGCTGCCAGAAGGGGAGATCAGACTTTACCCTTCAGGTGAAGTGCTGGGACATCACGCAGGTGTGCATAATTTCACTTATGGTCAGCGCAAACGTTTAGGTGTGCACAGCCAGGTGCCTCTTTATGTTAAAAAAATTGAACCTGACACTAAAACGGTCTGGTTATGTGAAGACCAGTATCTTTACGAAGATGAAATGCAGGTTAGAAACGTCAACCTTCTTGATGAAATCGGGGACAATGAAACTTTAAATGTTAAAATTCGTTTCCAACATCGAGGGGCTAAGGCCATAGTTCATAAAAATCCTTCAGGAGTTTTAAGTGTAAAGTTCTTTGAACCACAACGCTCTATTACTCCTGGACAAGCCGCTGTGTTTTACAGGGACAAACAGCTTATTGGGGGAGGCTGGATTGTCTGA
- the era gene encoding GTPase Era gives MSLRCGYVAVVGLPNAGKSTLVNALVGERVSIVSSKPQTTRQRVTGVYTGDKEQVIFFDAPGFIQADSGLNKFIQSEWESSIEEADVVLGVLNIDADSEAHIDRVIENLKSIERPKLAFINKVDLKKDVRRLFMLEEKLRQAGIEYLFGSASKLKDDLKETLLKKIVEHLPEQDYFLCDTDVYTLQTLREMTSEIIREKCFLTLAQEIPYQLAVHVRLFEENSHCIRIFAEIWVSKERYKKMVVGAQGSKIVRIGTLARKDIQTLVRQKVFLDLNVKVKENWNKNQQIMKELGYDIRKPESATI, from the coding sequence ATGAGTTTAAGATGTGGTTATGTAGCTGTGGTGGGACTTCCCAATGCAGGCAAAAGTACGCTGGTCAATGCTCTGGTTGGAGAAAGGGTCTCTATTGTGAGCTCGAAACCTCAGACCACACGTCAGCGCGTGACAGGAGTGTACACGGGCGACAAAGAGCAGGTGATCTTTTTTGATGCTCCAGGTTTTATTCAAGCCGATTCGGGTCTTAATAAATTCATTCAAAGTGAGTGGGAGTCTTCTATCGAAGAGGCCGATGTGGTTTTAGGAGTGTTAAATATTGATGCGGACTCAGAAGCCCATATTGATCGTGTGATTGAAAATTTAAAATCTATTGAGCGTCCCAAGTTGGCGTTCATCAACAAGGTCGACTTAAAAAAAGATGTCCGACGGCTTTTTATGCTCGAAGAAAAATTAAGACAAGCAGGCATTGAGTATCTGTTTGGCTCAGCATCCAAACTGAAAGACGATCTTAAAGAAACTCTGTTAAAAAAGATTGTCGAGCATCTTCCAGAGCAGGATTATTTTTTATGTGATACAGATGTTTACACACTGCAGACCTTAAGAGAGATGACCTCAGAGATCATTCGTGAAAAGTGCTTTTTGACACTGGCTCAAGAGATTCCTTATCAACTGGCCGTGCATGTTAGACTTTTTGAAGAGAACTCGCATTGCATTCGTATTTTTGCAGAGATATGGGTGTCTAAGGAAAGATACAAAAAGATGGTGGTTGGAGCCCAAGGTTCAAAGATTGTTAGAATCGGTACTTTGGCTCGCAAAGACATTCAGACTTTGGTAAGACAAAAGGTGTTCTTGGATCTTAATGTGAAGGTCAAAGAAAATTGGAACAAGAACCAACAGATCATGAAGGAGTTAGGTTATGACATCAGAAAACCAGAATCTGCCACAATCTAA
- a CDS encoding trypsin-like serine protease, whose amino-acid sequence MKWSMMFVSLFCVSLSAQASLHGALQRFPVKDKPLYPLSAVGLVENFCSGTLIAPNKVLTAAHCLYDIETDQYMPVKTFHLGQNGISHLGQSIKVTSIKPHPIYVATGLPAFDVGIITLERAVSEFVVPVVADTMLGWDLNSETLAYERISVIAGYPGDQLLGNMWYVVCLLEKNIHNLSRAHYNCDTFGGMSGSALIVYNQSGPQIIGVHTNGGAEKNFGVLIFPELLEFIKSN is encoded by the coding sequence ATGAAGTGGTCTATGATGTTTGTCAGTCTGTTTTGTGTTTCTCTTTCGGCTCAGGCGTCCTTACATGGCGCTCTACAAAGATTTCCAGTAAAAGATAAACCTCTATATCCTTTAAGTGCTGTGGGTCTTGTTGAAAATTTTTGCTCTGGGACTTTGATTGCTCCCAATAAAGTTCTTACTGCCGCCCACTGTCTGTATGATATTGAAACGGATCAATATATGCCTGTGAAGACCTTCCATTTGGGACAAAATGGGATCAGCCATTTAGGGCAGTCTATCAAGGTGACTTCTATAAAACCACATCCGATTTATGTGGCTACAGGCCTTCCTGCCTTTGATGTGGGGATCATCACTTTAGAACGTGCTGTCTCTGAATTTGTTGTGCCTGTAGTGGCTGATACGATGTTAGGATGGGACTTAAATTCAGAAACTCTAGCTTATGAGCGGATCAGTGTGATTGCGGGCTACCCAGGAGATCAGCTTCTGGGAAACATGTGGTATGTGGTCTGCTTGCTTGAAAAAAACATTCACAACCTTTCGCGTGCCCATTACAACTGCGACACTTTTGGGGGCATGAGCGGAAGCGCTCTTATTGTGTATAATCAAAGCGGCCCACAGATCATTGGCGTTCACACCAATGGGGGAGCAGAGAAGAACTTTGGAGTTTTGATCTTCCCTGAGCTTTTAGAGTTTATTAAATCTAATTGA
- a CDS encoding sodium-dependent transporter: MKMAPRYSIYFITISMALGLGNIWRFPYLIHDYGAGAFLIIYALLSLFIGVPLVVSEILLGKAHRDRDYGSSSRVLKSVFFDRSLKGLYWVPAVLSLLVLSYYCLLSSWILHYVCQAFYCILYKKPFIAEEVFMQISSRPWLQMLLCSVHMLLTFLFMNKGEKFKINRLTALVIPSFVMFVGYIVYNFYTYEDIYETAKRLLYPNFNQLNKASLNFALGQMLFTLSLGFGILLSFGKSLKADASVPQVSARLGLMDSVVSVLMAFVLFPMILSLGYVGAGSEILFSVLPYYFQSQELSLYYTLIFYLLIYLVALFAGLGLMESVAMNLYEGLSLTKVKAITISCNGVFLLGSGIILLNQFSKSVERFGYSNVITFVDDILINFVLPLSTILISVRAYKFLNRKFVEGEFIRNEGPSTWRFFIYWRFIILYGFPLVYIISLLIRFT; this comes from the coding sequence ATGAAGATGGCTCCTCGCTATAGCATCTACTTTATCACCATCTCCATGGCTCTGGGTTTAGGGAACATCTGGAGATTTCCCTATCTGATTCATGATTACGGAGCAGGGGCTTTCCTTATCATCTACGCCCTTTTGTCTTTGTTTATCGGTGTACCTTTAGTGGTGAGTGAGATTCTTTTAGGGAAGGCCCATCGTGACAGAGACTATGGGTCTTCAAGCCGCGTGCTAAAAAGTGTTTTTTTTGACCGAAGCCTTAAGGGACTGTATTGGGTTCCTGCTGTTTTATCTTTGCTCGTGCTATCCTATTACTGTTTACTGAGCAGTTGGATTTTACATTACGTGTGTCAGGCGTTTTACTGCATTTTGTATAAGAAGCCCTTTATTGCTGAAGAAGTGTTTATGCAAATCAGCTCTCGTCCGTGGTTGCAGATGCTTCTATGTAGTGTGCACATGCTTTTGACTTTTTTATTTATGAATAAGGGTGAGAAGTTTAAAATCAATAGACTAACGGCTTTAGTCATCCCGAGTTTTGTAATGTTTGTGGGTTACATTGTTTATAACTTCTATACTTACGAAGACATTTATGAAACGGCTAAGCGACTTCTTTATCCTAATTTTAATCAACTTAATAAAGCCTCGCTGAATTTCGCTTTAGGGCAGATGCTCTTCACCCTGAGTTTAGGGTTTGGCATCTTACTCAGTTTTGGAAAAAGTTTAAAGGCAGACGCTTCTGTTCCCCAGGTGTCTGCACGTTTGGGTTTGATGGACAGTGTGGTTTCCGTGTTGATGGCCTTTGTGCTGTTCCCCATGATTTTAAGTCTGGGATATGTGGGTGCAGGGTCAGAGATTCTTTTTTCAGTTTTACCTTATTACTTCCAATCCCAAGAGCTAAGCCTATACTACACCTTAATCTTTTATCTTTTAATTTATCTTGTGGCTCTTTTTGCGGGGTTGGGACTGATGGAGTCTGTGGCCATGAACTTATATGAGGGCTTAAGTTTAACCAAAGTCAAAGCCATCACAATATCTTGCAATGGAGTTTTTTTACTCGGCTCTGGAATCATTTTATTAAATCAATTCTCTAAAAGTGTAGAAAGATTTGGTTATAGTAATGTCATCACCTTTGTAGACGATATTTTAATCAACTTTGTTTTACCATTATCCACAATCTTAATTTCAGTCAGGGCCTATAAATTCCTTAACCGCAAATTCGTAGAAGGCGAATTCATCCGCAATGAAGGCCCCTCTACATGGCGCTTCTTCATCTACTGGCGCTTCATCATCTTATACGGATTCCCCCTAGTCTACATCATCTCTCTTCTTATTCGTTTCACCTAA